A genome region from Natranaeroarchaeum sulfidigenes includes the following:
- a CDS encoding biotin transporter BioY codes for MNDTGQRVKLVDGETVVGIAGAALMAALTGVLAYLALPYPWSPAPITLQILGVFLVGLFLGAKWGGLSMVLYLVAGAVGAPVFAHGQAGIGHLFSDSAGYLFSFPVAVVAIGYVLYGDSGLHSPADVSVPRLVLGLIAGLAIIYPMGIAGLMIVLELSLAEAVIGGAVVFFPGEAAKIAAAVAIARSGHVLDWPPQGVGQ; via the coding sequence ATGAACGATACTGGGCAACGGGTTAAGCTCGTCGACGGCGAAACCGTCGTTGGCATCGCCGGTGCAGCACTGATGGCGGCGTTGACTGGCGTGCTGGCGTATCTGGCGCTGCCGTATCCCTGGTCGCCTGCACCGATCACCCTGCAGATCCTCGGCGTCTTCCTCGTGGGACTGTTCCTCGGGGCGAAGTGGGGCGGGCTCTCGATGGTGTTGTATCTCGTCGCCGGAGCAGTCGGGGCACCGGTGTTCGCACACGGACAGGCAGGGATCGGCCACCTCTTCTCCGATTCTGCAGGCTACCTGTTCTCGTTCCCGGTTGCCGTCGTTGCGATCGGCTACGTACTGTACGGGGATAGCGGGCTCCACTCACCGGCCGATGTTAGCGTCCCACGGCTGGTTCTGGGACTAATCGCCGGGCTGGCGATTATCTACCCAATGGGAATCGCTGGGCTGATGATCGTGCTGGAGTTGAGCCTTGCCGAAGCCGTAATCGGCGGTGCCGTCGTCTTCTTCCCCGGTGAGGCTGCCAAAATCGCCGCCGCGGTCGCGATCGCCCGGAGCGGGCACGTCCTTGACTGGCCGCCACAGGGCGTCGGGCAGTAA